In the genome of Flavobacterium panacagri, one region contains:
- a CDS encoding DUF6055 domain-containing protein, with product MNKAIKIPAFLFLSFVGIMNAQEKVLAKERYIPAKIWMVPEHNNYDFLDSDYSYSRMIESDNIVMFWHKEYGNDPTLNADLKKRFDPKKAIEECERFYQFYVNDLKLVQKGHSVSDQYKLLIFVFGGSENTAFGGGEEDKVGILWTPAVRINAVPYGALAHEIGHSFQYMSHADSKTGPSGPVMEMSAQYMLWQVYPEWMTFENYHLKDFLKGTHYAFLHPANMYHSPYVLEYWSEKHGIDFWGRLSRSTKEGEDVVMTYKRINTISQEQFNDEIFDASRKFITWDLKRVEEAAKPYRNLHFSKLNAIEGGWYQIDSTNCLQDYGYNGIKLNVPQAGTKVKLKFKGLADFKENAGWRYGFVASLKDGDRVYSNAFKDNEKEIEFKIPTNTEYLWLVVSAAPKVHEKHSWENEKETYRSFPYKVQFKNTKPL from the coding sequence ATGAATAAGGCAATCAAAATTCCTGCTTTTCTCTTTTTATCATTTGTTGGTATAATGAATGCGCAAGAAAAAGTTTTGGCTAAGGAAAGATATATTCCTGCGAAAATTTGGATGGTTCCAGAACATAATAATTATGATTTTCTTGATAGTGATTACAGTTACAGCCGAATGATAGAATCGGATAATATTGTGATGTTCTGGCATAAAGAATATGGAAATGATCCAACATTAAATGCAGATCTTAAAAAACGTTTCGATCCCAAAAAAGCAATCGAAGAATGTGAACGATTTTATCAGTTTTATGTAAATGATTTGAAATTGGTGCAAAAGGGACATTCCGTAAGTGATCAATACAAATTACTAATATTTGTTTTTGGAGGAAGTGAAAACACAGCTTTTGGAGGTGGAGAAGAGGATAAAGTGGGCATTTTATGGACTCCAGCTGTCCGAATAAATGCAGTTCCCTACGGAGCATTGGCGCACGAAATTGGCCATTCATTCCAATACATGAGTCATGCCGATAGCAAGACTGGGCCATCTGGACCTGTAATGGAAATGTCTGCTCAATATATGCTCTGGCAGGTTTATCCGGAATGGATGACTTTTGAAAACTATCATCTTAAAGATTTTTTAAAAGGAACGCATTACGCTTTTCTTCATCCTGCCAATATGTATCATTCTCCTTATGTCTTGGAATATTGGTCTGAGAAACATGGTATTGATTTTTGGGGAAGACTCAGCAGATCAACTAAAGAAGGCGAAGATGTTGTAATGACTTATAAAAGAATTAATACTATTTCTCAAGAACAGTTTAATGACGAAATATTTGATGCAAGCCGAAAGTTTATAACCTGGGATTTAAAAAGGGTTGAAGAAGCAGCAAAACCTTATCGAAATTTACATTTTTCAAAATTGAATGCAATAGAAGGAGGCTGGTATCAAATAGATTCAACAAATTGTCTTCAGGATTATGGTTATAACGGAATTAAATTAAACGTCCCGCAAGCTGGAACAAAAGTTAAATTAAAATTTAAAGGTTTAGCCGATTTTAAGGAAAACGCAGGCTGGCGCTACGGATTTGTTGCATCGTTAAAAGATGGCGACAGAGTGTACAGCAATGCTTTTAAAGACAATGAAAAAGAAATCGAATTTAAAATTCCAACCAACACGGAGTATTTATGGTTGGTTGTAAGCGCTGCTCCAAAAGTGCATGAAAAGCATTCTTGGGAAAATGAGAAAGAAACTTACAGAAGTTTTCCATATAAAGTACAATTCAAAAACACAAAACCACTTTAA
- a CDS encoding glycoside hydrolase family 97 protein, with translation MKNGLLILCGLLLSAYQVSAQTYEVKSPDGRIQIKVNNSNKISWSASLNGNLIIENAEAGMDFSSKTNFGLNPKVKKQTVKSVSQNIHAIVPIKESEIKDEYTELSITYQGNYKLNFRAYNDGVAYQFVDEAKEKRNVVSEKVSLSFPNGSRSLFPQEESMYSHNERLYLDKSLNEIASKDFCSLPVLFTTPKAKVLFTETALHDYPGLFLKGNGNTTLNAIFPKYVLEAVDKDGKSDRVQTITKEADYIAKTNGNRAFPWRVFIISDDDRTLVSSNLSYQLAAPNVLKNTDWIKPGKVAWDWYNDNNIYGVDFKAGLNTETYKYFIDFAAANKVEYVILDEGWTKSTTNILDFNPAMDIKELIRYGKEKEVGIILWVLWKPLDQNLLQILETYKSWGAKGIKIDYMQRNDQYMVNSYEQIARECAKLELLVDFHGAFKPAGLHRMYPNVLNYEGVRGNENNKWSEDITPEHTVTIPFIRMAAGPMDFTPGSMINKQPKNFAISFNNPMTMGTRAHQVAMYVVYEAPLQMMCESPSTYYKEQETVDFITQIPTVWDKTVVLHGSVGNYIVVARKKGDKWFIGGMTDADARALPIDLSFLGEGNFSMEVFSDGINAEAFAQDYKKEIIAVNKNTKVTAKMASGGGWSAIITKK, from the coding sequence ATGAAAAATGGATTACTGATTTTATGCGGTTTGTTACTATCCGCTTACCAAGTTTCTGCTCAAACTTATGAGGTTAAATCTCCTGATGGACGTATTCAGATAAAAGTGAACAATTCTAATAAAATTTCCTGGTCGGCATCATTAAATGGAAATTTAATTATTGAGAATGCTGAAGCAGGAATGGATTTTTCGTCTAAAACCAATTTTGGATTAAATCCGAAGGTTAAAAAGCAAACGGTTAAAAGTGTATCTCAAAACATACATGCCATAGTGCCAATTAAAGAGTCTGAAATTAAAGATGAATACACAGAACTTTCGATTACTTATCAGGGAAATTATAAACTTAATTTCCGTGCCTATAATGACGGAGTGGCTTATCAGTTTGTAGATGAGGCCAAAGAAAAACGAAATGTAGTTTCAGAGAAAGTTTCGTTATCATTTCCTAACGGTTCACGTTCTTTATTTCCGCAAGAAGAATCGATGTATTCTCATAACGAACGTTTGTATTTGGATAAATCTTTAAATGAGATTGCGTCAAAGGATTTTTGCAGTCTTCCTGTTTTGTTTACGACTCCAAAAGCCAAGGTTTTGTTTACGGAAACGGCACTTCATGATTATCCGGGATTATTTTTAAAAGGAAATGGAAACACCACTTTAAATGCTATTTTTCCAAAATACGTTTTAGAAGCAGTGGATAAGGATGGAAAATCCGATCGTGTGCAGACCATTACAAAAGAAGCTGATTATATTGCCAAAACAAACGGAAACAGAGCTTTTCCCTGGCGTGTATTTATTATAAGTGATGATGATCGTACTTTGGTATCAAGCAATTTGTCTTACCAGCTTGCCGCACCAAATGTACTTAAAAATACTGATTGGATCAAACCGGGAAAAGTAGCTTGGGATTGGTACAACGATAATAATATTTACGGTGTTGATTTCAAAGCGGGTTTAAATACCGAAACTTATAAATATTTTATAGATTTCGCTGCAGCGAATAAAGTAGAATATGTAATTCTTGATGAAGGCTGGACAAAATCGACTACCAACATTCTTGATTTTAATCCTGCAATGGATATTAAAGAGTTGATTCGATATGGAAAAGAAAAAGAAGTAGGGATTATTCTTTGGGTACTTTGGAAACCATTAGACCAAAATTTATTACAAATTTTGGAAACGTATAAAAGCTGGGGAGCAAAAGGAATTAAAATTGATTATATGCAGCGTAACGACCAATATATGGTCAATTCGTATGAGCAGATTGCCAGAGAATGTGCCAAACTAGAATTGTTAGTAGATTTTCACGGAGCATTTAAACCCGCAGGTTTACACCGAATGTATCCAAATGTTTTAAATTATGAAGGAGTAAGAGGGAACGAAAACAATAAATGGAGCGAAGATATCACACCAGAACATACAGTAACGATTCCGTTTATCAGAATGGCAGCAGGCCCAATGGATTTTACACCGGGTTCGATGATTAATAAACAGCCTAAGAATTTTGCCATTAGTTTTAATAATCCAATGACGATGGGAACTCGTGCGCATCAGGTAGCGATGTATGTGGTTTATGAAGCGCCTTTGCAGATGATGTGCGAATCGCCATCAACGTATTACAAAGAACAAGAAACAGTTGATTTTATCACTCAAATTCCAACAGTTTGGGATAAAACAGTTGTACTTCATGGTTCTGTTGGGAATTATATTGTGGTGGCAAGAAAAAAAGGGGATAAATGGTTTATAGGCGGAATGACGGATGCAGATGCCAGAGCATTGCCAATAGATCTTTCTTTCCTGGGAGAAGGAAATTTTTCGATGGAAGTTTTTTCAGATGGAATCAATGCTGAAGCATTCGCTCAAGATTATAAAAAAGAAATTATAGCGGTTAATAAGAATACTAAAGTAACAGCTAAAATGGCTTCCGGAGGAGGCTGGTCGGCAATTATTACAAAAAAGTAA
- a CDS encoding T9SS type A sorting domain-containing protein translates to MKEKKLPRFLSFLLLTLFVLAAENLNAQTNLARLSSTKVSTSHVSPWESLAAVNDGFTPISSDDRTNPVYGNWDGDANYNTYNWIQYDWDFAHQINSVALYWFTDFGGISQPTDAYVSYWDGLEWINGGSVGLALNQFNTLGNLNFKTKKLRVYFKSNTATGVVEFQAFGTETTQCDPTALTASLKVNNGTEKSLNYAVVSPTDNVQFLVSIANNPTGGKMKWTGPNNFTSTSQNITLSNLQVENSGTYRFLYINECGTESALSFYLTVKESNSDFTTWPGYGTTLHYDFKSDYPNFPKPTKNLEEDYPNYNGCNGVKSTNVGSWTFVQGPNANSLVTDAAVDLMLKRLDSDFTFLRDNMGWPPDKLYRAGYRSSVYLFGSGLCTDTASNTDLGGWQSGVGTPDGESWPMVLLSYYPVASFDPNTTFPDAQYQTGACVHEGIHAIYASLPGCRKSAWFHEGSNVWLQTVLDIKKTGSTDYTNVDLGWLSAGSVIAPFIPIECYSGWLQDGTFGGPSAEGVDSGVKNSEGVTLRLTRDIIGGVQYSSVFPTFLGEVVGEKSLPWVWNYCEGRVLEGIANGNGTVNGLGEDKTRKMVQEYRARLALSDFGKFEQPILNLYRNNMGRELGPEQPALINVEKWKATPYATTTEDENGYLIPQEKTLPGWSGANFIPIHVQGNQATVFFEPLGENMSIQLCYRTKEGKTVYTQPVYAGDCTISFSQGVPANGVIFAVICNSDYVFENNDTRKKKFNYKIKLEDGAVRTASVDKNWWDWKATISDHLSVADFSNSSSHFLIYPNPTDNASMVNIKVSNENAGTYNLKITNSTGQLVFENKNHNLEEQYYTGNLSKGIYFVTIQSKNFKQTKKIIIK, encoded by the coding sequence ATGAAAGAAAAAAAACTACCCCGATTTTTATCTTTTCTTCTTCTTACGCTTTTTGTGTTAGCAGCTGAAAATTTAAATGCTCAAACGAATTTAGCCAGGCTGAGTTCCACAAAAGTCAGTACTTCTCATGTATCTCCGTGGGAAAGTTTAGCGGCTGTAAACGATGGTTTTACGCCTATTAGTTCTGATGACAGAACAAATCCTGTTTATGGAAACTGGGATGGCGATGCCAATTACAATACCTATAACTGGATACAATATGACTGGGATTTTGCTCATCAAATCAATTCTGTGGCACTTTACTGGTTTACCGATTTTGGAGGAATCTCTCAACCTACGGATGCCTATGTCAGTTACTGGGATGGACTTGAATGGATTAATGGTGGTTCTGTAGGATTGGCTTTAAACCAATTTAATACTCTTGGAAATTTAAATTTTAAGACCAAAAAACTGAGGGTTTATTTTAAAAGTAATACCGCAACCGGCGTGGTTGAATTTCAGGCTTTTGGTACAGAAACCACTCAATGTGATCCTACCGCATTAACAGCTTCTCTTAAAGTGAATAACGGAACCGAAAAAAGCCTTAATTATGCCGTTGTTTCTCCAACAGATAATGTACAGTTTTTAGTTTCTATTGCCAATAATCCGACTGGCGGTAAAATGAAATGGACTGGCCCAAATAACTTTACATCGACTAGTCAAAACATTACACTTTCAAATCTACAAGTGGAGAATTCCGGAACGTATCGTTTTTTATACATTAATGAATGCGGGACAGAAAGTGCTTTATCTTTTTACTTAACCGTAAAAGAAAGCAACAGCGATTTCACGACTTGGCCGGGTTATGGCACAACACTTCATTATGATTTTAAAAGCGACTATCCCAATTTTCCAAAACCAACAAAAAACTTAGAAGAAGATTATCCCAATTACAACGGTTGCAATGGCGTTAAATCGACTAATGTGGGTTCATGGACTTTTGTACAAGGGCCAAATGCGAACTCTTTAGTAACAGATGCCGCTGTCGACTTAATGTTAAAACGTTTAGACAGTGATTTTACTTTTTTAAGAGATAATATGGGCTGGCCGCCAGATAAATTATACAGAGCAGGTTATCGCAGTTCAGTATATTTATTTGGTTCTGGTTTGTGTACCGATACCGCTTCAAATACCGATTTAGGAGGATGGCAGAGCGGTGTTGGAACTCCCGATGGAGAAAGCTGGCCAATGGTTCTTCTGTCCTATTATCCGGTTGCAAGTTTTGATCCAAATACCACTTTTCCAGATGCACAGTATCAAACTGGAGCCTGTGTTCATGAAGGTATTCATGCCATTTATGCTTCTTTGCCGGGTTGTAGAAAATCGGCTTGGTTTCATGAAGGTTCAAATGTTTGGTTGCAGACTGTCTTAGACATCAAAAAAACAGGAAGTACAGACTATACCAATGTCGATTTAGGATGGTTGAGTGCGGGTTCTGTCATTGCACCTTTTATTCCGATAGAATGTTACAGTGGCTGGCTTCAAGATGGCACATTTGGAGGGCCTTCTGCCGAAGGCGTAGATTCTGGAGTAAAAAATTCTGAAGGAGTTACGTTGAGATTAACCAGAGATATTATTGGAGGTGTTCAGTACAGCTCTGTATTTCCAACCTTTTTAGGCGAAGTTGTAGGCGAAAAAAGTTTGCCTTGGGTATGGAATTATTGTGAAGGACGTGTATTAGAAGGTATTGCAAATGGTAATGGCACTGTTAATGGTTTAGGAGAAGACAAAACACGAAAAATGGTTCAGGAATACCGAGCCAGATTAGCTTTATCTGATTTCGGAAAATTTGAACAGCCTATTTTAAATTTGTATCGTAATAATATGGGACGCGAATTAGGGCCTGAACAACCTGCTCTTATCAATGTAGAAAAATGGAAAGCAACACCTTATGCCACAACGACTGAAGATGAAAACGGCTATTTGATTCCGCAGGAAAAAACACTTCCTGGCTGGTCTGGAGCTAATTTTATTCCGATTCATGTACAGGGAAATCAGGCTACCGTGTTTTTTGAGCCTTTAGGAGAAAATATGTCGATTCAATTGTGTTATCGTACCAAAGAAGGAAAAACGGTTTATACACAACCTGTTTATGCAGGCGACTGTACTATTTCTTTTTCTCAGGGCGTTCCTGCCAATGGTGTGATATTCGCCGTAATTTGTAATTCTGACTATGTTTTTGAAAATAATGACACTCGCAAAAAGAAGTTTAACTATAAAATTAAACTGGAAGATGGAGCCGTTAGAACTGCCAGCGTAGATAAAAATTGGTGGGACTGGAAAGCCACAATAAGCGATCATCTTTCTGTAGCCGATTTCTCCAATTCATCTTCTCACTTTTTGATTTATCCAAATCCTACCGATAATGCCTCTATGGTTAACATTAAAGTTTCAAATGAAAATGCTGGAACTTATAATTTAAAAATAACCAACAGTACCGGGCAATTAGTTTTTGAAAATAAAAACCACAATCTGGAAGAACAATATTATACTGGTAATCTATCAAAAGGAATCTATTTTGTAACGATTCAATCAAAGAATTTCAAACAGACTAAAAAGATTATTATAAAATAA
- a CDS encoding aminopeptidase P family protein, translating into MFSRETYINRRQVLKKAMGSGLIILPGNEEVGMNYRDNIYHFRQDSSFLYYAGIDRPSLFLIIDIDADLEILFGDNLTIEQTVWVGPQDSLNSDAEKTGITTVQPFSFVEAVLKNAVQQKRAIHFLSPYRAAITLKLSSWLDIHPNEIAKKSSIPLSKAIIAQRSYKTNEELIEIEKAVDITAAMHLKAIQSARPGMTEYEIAGQVEGTAISLGGHLAFPTILTVNGQYLHNHAGSNVLKEGQLVLCDCGAENNMRYAGDMTRTFPVSKTFTTQQKEIYNIVLKAEEAAIATLKPGTFFKDSHLTACKEILTGLKSLGLVKGDLDEAVAAGAHTLFFQCGLGHMMGMDVHDMENIGEEYVGYTETLKKSTEFGLKSLRLAKELEEGFVLTVEPGIYFIPELIDQWQAENKYSEFINYDKVQAYRNFGGIRIEEDFLITKESYKLLGKPLAKTAEDIEALRNY; encoded by the coding sequence ATGTTTAGCAGAGAAACTTATATAAACAGAAGGCAAGTCTTAAAAAAAGCAATGGGTTCAGGCCTTATTATTCTTCCTGGAAATGAAGAAGTCGGAATGAACTACCGGGATAATATTTATCATTTTAGACAAGACAGTAGTTTTTTATATTATGCTGGAATAGATCGTCCTTCTTTATTTTTAATAATAGATATTGATGCTGATCTGGAAATTCTATTCGGTGATAACCTGACAATCGAACAAACTGTTTGGGTTGGCCCACAAGATTCATTAAATAGTGATGCAGAAAAAACAGGAATCACAACTGTACAGCCTTTCTCGTTTGTAGAAGCTGTTCTTAAAAATGCTGTACAACAGAAACGTGCGATTCACTTTCTGTCTCCTTATCGCGCGGCTATTACTTTAAAATTAAGTTCATGGCTGGATATTCATCCTAATGAAATAGCTAAAAAATCATCCATTCCATTATCTAAAGCAATAATTGCACAACGTTCCTATAAAACCAATGAAGAACTGATTGAAATTGAAAAAGCGGTAGATATAACGGCAGCAATGCACTTAAAAGCAATACAAAGCGCAAGACCTGGAATGACCGAATATGAAATTGCAGGACAAGTCGAAGGCACAGCAATCAGTCTTGGCGGTCATCTTGCTTTTCCGACAATACTAACAGTCAACGGACAATACCTGCACAATCATGCTGGCAGTAATGTCTTAAAGGAAGGGCAATTGGTTTTATGTGACTGTGGAGCCGAAAACAATATGCGTTATGCCGGAGATATGACCAGAACTTTTCCCGTTTCGAAAACCTTTACAACACAGCAGAAAGAAATTTATAATATTGTTTTAAAAGCTGAAGAAGCCGCTATAGCCACTCTTAAACCCGGAACTTTCTTCAAAGATTCACATCTTACGGCGTGTAAGGAGATTTTAACGGGGTTGAAATCTCTTGGTTTAGTAAAAGGCGATTTAGATGAAGCCGTAGCAGCAGGCGCTCATACCTTATTCTTTCAATGCGGTTTAGGTCACATGATGGGAATGGACGTTCATGACATGGAAAATATAGGCGAAGAATATGTTGGCTACACAGAAACCCTAAAGAAGAGCACCGAATTTGGATTAAAATCACTGCGTCTGGCCAAAGAACTTGAAGAAGGTTTTGTTTTAACTGTTGAACCTGGAATCTATTTTATTCCAGAATTAATTGATCAATGGCAGGCAGAAAATAAATACAGTGAATTTATTAATTATGATAAAGTTCAGGCGTACAGAAATTTTGGAGGTATCCGTATAGAAGAAGATTTTCTAATTACCAAAGAGTCTTATAAATTGTTAGGGAAACCTCTTGCCAAAACAGCTGAGGATATTGAAGCACTTCGAAACTATTAA